A stretch of Bradyrhizobium sp. AZCC 2262 DNA encodes these proteins:
- a CDS encoding ATP-binding protein, whose translation MSIGNRLPTNGTKVVPLGARAMDILIVLVEQANKVVSRRTLIERVWPKRGADDVSLRVHISALRKALAQNDPTRRYVTNESGRGYSFIVPITSPSEGTSEIDFSSRSRLPARLTRVVGRTHAIATIQAKLAAEKFVTIVGPGGIGKTTVAVAVAHEMRSIFNERVRFVDLSPLDASLVAPAVASSFGLAVQTNDVVPALIDHLLEAPTLLVLDSCEHLIEEASALAEPLFCRVPTLHILTTSREALRVEGENVHELSALACPPDDQAISASRALEYPAIQLLVERVRAVRGQFDLVDTDAPIAAGICRRLDGIALAIELAACRVDVYGLAKTASLLDDHLNLSWAGRRTAAARHQTLNAALEWSYGLLDERERLVLSRLGVFSGGFTFKAAIAVVADDKVDEARVSDCVWGLRSKSLITAYGQESRLRLLDTTRAFTLQRLAESDEQNVFHGRHALYFSDLFKQGAAIDVSSWPKALGIEVDNLRAALNWAFSAGGDAKLGIELAAASAGTWMGMALLTECREWMRKAISRIDDVNSGTRQEMIIQSALASCMMFTGGMTEKSYATWAKARLLAEGLKDTEYQLVSLLVLWAHQIRIPNYPEAVELADRCGDVAERSGDRGAIAMANYMRGVTYHHSGRLLEAEGCLELSLHRDDEASRQALIKRFGYDRKADALGVLANLVWLRGSPDHARRLNRMSIAEARQLDHAVPLCVALTWASFNMYLTSPDDDETEALANELVEHAGKYAVESYLGFGLTMQALCKARRGFAEEAAVTLYSGLEKLSAARYGVFNSFMQAELARSTAAAGQPRQALYIFETAKINLDERQWYAPELLRIRGELALGNNEGLAVCREYFERALALSTEQASLSWALRAATSSVIAETSVGRKEAAWKTLQTTYGKFREGFDTFDLGLAKQVLKGSYSHGSVVSAGAGRFVPVKVSIDP comes from the coding sequence TTGTCGATCGGCAACAGGCTCCCGACCAATGGCACAAAGGTCGTGCCTCTCGGAGCGCGGGCGATGGACATCCTTATCGTCCTGGTGGAGCAAGCGAACAAGGTCGTCAGCAGAAGAACCTTGATTGAGCGCGTTTGGCCAAAGCGGGGCGCTGATGACGTTAGCCTCCGCGTGCACATCTCGGCGCTGCGCAAGGCGCTGGCTCAAAACGATCCCACCAGGCGATATGTCACGAACGAATCCGGTCGCGGTTACAGCTTCATTGTTCCGATAACGTCACCCTCCGAAGGGACATCCGAAATCGACTTCTCTTCGAGGTCACGGCTACCCGCCCGTTTGACGCGCGTGGTTGGTCGAACGCACGCTATCGCCACGATTCAGGCGAAGCTGGCCGCGGAGAAGTTCGTTACGATCGTTGGCCCCGGCGGTATCGGCAAGACCACGGTTGCGGTTGCAGTCGCCCATGAGATGCGTTCGATCTTCAACGAGCGGGTCCGCTTCGTGGACCTGAGCCCTCTCGACGCCTCCCTCGTTGCGCCCGCCGTGGCGAGCTCATTCGGACTGGCGGTACAAACCAATGATGTTGTGCCGGCCCTGATCGATCACTTGCTGGAAGCTCCGACGCTGCTCGTCCTCGACAGTTGCGAACATCTGATCGAGGAAGCTTCCGCTCTCGCGGAACCGCTGTTTTGCCGTGTGCCAACATTGCACATTCTCACGACCAGTCGGGAAGCGCTTCGTGTCGAAGGTGAAAATGTCCACGAGCTCTCCGCGCTTGCATGTCCTCCGGACGATCAGGCGATATCGGCATCGCGGGCGCTTGAATATCCAGCCATTCAGCTGTTGGTCGAGCGCGTGCGGGCCGTGCGAGGTCAATTCGACCTGGTCGACACTGATGCGCCGATTGCAGCCGGCATCTGCCGGCGTCTGGATGGTATCGCCCTGGCGATCGAACTCGCGGCCTGCAGGGTCGACGTTTATGGTCTTGCCAAGACTGCAAGCCTGCTTGACGACCACCTGAATCTGTCATGGGCAGGGCGTCGGACTGCGGCAGCCCGGCATCAGACCCTAAATGCCGCGCTCGAATGGAGCTATGGCCTGCTCGATGAGCGGGAGAGGCTCGTATTGAGCAGGCTGGGCGTTTTCTCCGGCGGATTTACGTTTAAGGCGGCGATCGCAGTTGTCGCGGATGACAAGGTTGACGAAGCGAGAGTGTCGGACTGTGTTTGGGGGCTTCGGTCGAAATCATTGATTACCGCCTATGGACAGGAATCGCGGCTGCGGTTGCTCGATACCACACGCGCTTTTACCTTGCAGCGACTGGCCGAAAGCGATGAGCAGAATGTCTTTCACGGCCGTCACGCCCTTTACTTCAGCGACTTGTTCAAACAGGGCGCCGCGATAGATGTGTCGAGCTGGCCCAAGGCGCTCGGAATCGAGGTCGACAATCTTAGAGCCGCCCTGAACTGGGCGTTCTCCGCCGGGGGTGATGCGAAACTCGGCATCGAACTCGCCGCGGCGTCGGCAGGCACCTGGATGGGTATGGCGCTGCTCACCGAATGCCGGGAGTGGATGAGAAAGGCGATAAGTCGAATCGACGACGTGAATTCAGGCACACGACAAGAGATGATCATTCAGTCGGCGCTTGCCAGTTGCATGATGTTCACGGGTGGCATGACTGAGAAGTCCTACGCGACCTGGGCCAAGGCGCGCCTTCTTGCCGAGGGCCTCAAGGATACCGAATATCAGCTGGTCTCCCTGCTTGTTCTCTGGGCCCACCAAATTCGCATCCCAAATTATCCTGAGGCGGTCGAACTGGCCGACCGCTGCGGTGACGTCGCAGAGCGGAGTGGCGATCGCGGTGCCATCGCGATGGCCAACTACATGCGCGGCGTCACTTACCACCATTCAGGGCGCCTGCTGGAGGCCGAAGGCTGTCTCGAACTATCGCTGCACCGCGACGACGAAGCCTCGCGACAAGCCCTTATCAAGCGATTTGGCTACGACCGCAAAGCCGATGCCCTGGGTGTTCTGGCCAACCTGGTCTGGCTGCGCGGCTCTCCCGATCATGCGCGGCGGCTCAATCGAATGTCGATCGCCGAAGCACGCCAACTCGATCACGCCGTGCCCCTGTGTGTCGCGCTGACCTGGGCGAGCTTCAACATGTATCTGACAAGCCCGGATGATGATGAGACCGAAGCGCTTGCCAACGAACTTGTTGAACATGCCGGAAAATATGCCGTTGAAAGCTATCTTGGGTTCGGCCTCACCATGCAGGCCCTCTGCAAGGCAAGGCGCGGGTTCGCTGAAGAAGCGGCCGTGACGCTCTATTCCGGTTTGGAGAAGCTGTCGGCGGCGCGCTACGGGGTTTTCAATTCTTTCATGCAGGCGGAACTCGCGAGATCCACGGCGGCCGCCGGCCAGCCGCGGCAGGCGCTCTACATCTTCGAGACTGCGAAGATCAATCTTGACGAACGCCAATGGTACGCTCCGGAATTGCTCCGCATCAGGGGCGAACTGGCGTTGGGCAATAACGAAGGGCTGGCGGTCTGCAGGGAGTATTTTGAGCGCGCCCTCGCGTTGTCGACCGAGCAGGCGAGCCTGTCATGGGCGCTCAGGGCCGCCACCAGCAGTGTGATCGCTGAAACGTCAGTCGGGCGAAAGGAGGCGGCGTGGAAGACGCTGCAAACGACCTACGGCAAGTTCCGGGAAGGTTTCGACACGTTCGATCTGGGGTTGGCAAAGCAGGTTTTAAAGGGATCATACTCGCATGGTAGCGTTGTCAGCGCGGGCGCCGGGAGGTTCGTGCCGGTAAAGGTTTCAATTGACCCTTGA
- a CDS encoding helix-turn-helix domain-containing protein, which produces MLSCAGLLFEGLTWTRLKALHRITRQPVFSSAIWRAAWRSFSKWLGASSSTTARRRRPRWPRPPLSCGRRLNAVLARSDPGQGGWQVARVRTFIDKNLHRTIHTQDLSAEARRTPAHFSRSFKLSFGEPPHAYVVKRRLEKACHLMITGSASLSEIALSVGFSDQAHLCRLFRQAFGQSPANWRREHETQQ; this is translated from the coding sequence ATGCTCTCCTGCGCCGGGCTGCTCTTCGAGGGATTGACATGGACGCGTCTCAAAGCACTGCACCGAATTACCCGCCAGCCGGTCTTCAGTTCGGCCATTTGGCGGGCAGCCTGGCGCAGCTTCTCGAAGTGGTTAGGCGCGAGTTCGAGCACGACCGCGAGGCGGCGAAGGCCTCGCTGGCCAAGGCCGCCACTATCTTGCGGTCGGAGATTGAACGCTGTTCTGGCGCGAAGCGATCCAGGACAGGGGGGCTGGCAGGTCGCGCGGGTGCGAACTTTTATCGACAAGAACTTGCACCGGACCATTCACACGCAGGACCTCAGCGCCGAAGCGCGGCGAACCCCGGCGCACTTCTCGCGGTCGTTCAAGCTAAGCTTCGGAGAACCGCCACACGCTTACGTGGTCAAGAGGCGGCTGGAGAAGGCTTGCCATCTGATGATAACCGGTTCAGCTTCGTTGAGCGAAATCGCGCTGAGCGTTGGATTTTCGGATCAGGCACATCTGTGCAGACTATTCAGGCAAGCCTTTGGGCAAAGTCCAGCGAACTGGCGGCGTGAGCACGAGACACAGCAGTAA
- a CDS encoding DUF1656 domain-containing protein — MRAPRDIDLQGVLIDPFVRYLFLALVILIAIRFVIGRLGLRSMFVNPPLAGAALYVGILVGLIAFWI, encoded by the coding sequence ATGCGTGCGCCAAGGGACATTGATCTGCAAGGCGTCCTGATTGACCCCTTTGTGAGGTACCTATTCCTCGCTTTGGTCATCCTGATCGCAATCCGGTTTGTTATTGGCCGCCTCGGATTGAGGTCGATGTTCGTCAATCCGCCCCTTGCGGGGGCCGCCCTCTACGTCGGCATCCTGGTCGGCCTTATAGCGTTCTGGATCTGA
- a CDS encoding HlyD family secretion protein — translation MSVALAKKKRSVVKLLRYLATGVLVVAALIAARYGWLVYVTSPWTRDGMVRVQVANVAPQISGQIVEVRTYDNQHVRKGDILYVIEKFDFEVALDNAKATILSRQADLEVKKAQNARRAILTTLSTSIEEKQVFDGNAKMAEAAVASAKAALAQAEINLQRTEVRSPVDGYVTNLLMRVGDFARAGTPNVSVIDEHSYWIDAYFEETKLTNVHVGDDVEATLLGYEMPIKGRIESITGGISAANAASSTQGLPNVDPIFTWVRLAQRIPVRIRIDQVPQDVPFIAGMTCSVSVVGGNLAPAPKRDQGIFDRLISRLG, via the coding sequence ATGAGCGTAGCGCTGGCGAAAAAAAAGCGATCAGTGGTCAAGCTGCTCCGATATCTTGCGACCGGCGTGCTTGTCGTGGCAGCGCTTATTGCTGCGCGCTATGGCTGGCTCGTTTATGTGACGTCGCCATGGACGCGCGACGGCATGGTCCGTGTGCAGGTCGCAAATGTGGCGCCGCAGATTTCCGGCCAGATTGTTGAGGTGCGAACTTACGACAACCAGCATGTCCGCAAGGGGGACATACTCTACGTCATCGAAAAATTTGATTTCGAGGTGGCGCTGGACAACGCGAAAGCGACCATCCTGAGCCGTCAGGCCGATCTCGAAGTCAAGAAGGCACAGAACGCCCGGCGGGCGATTCTTACGACGCTTTCCACCTCGATTGAGGAGAAGCAGGTGTTCGACGGTAACGCGAAGATGGCGGAGGCCGCAGTTGCGAGCGCCAAAGCCGCGCTTGCGCAAGCCGAGATCAATCTCCAGAGGACGGAGGTTCGTTCGCCTGTCGACGGCTACGTCACGAACCTCTTGATGCGGGTCGGCGACTTTGCGCGGGCTGGCACTCCCAATGTCTCGGTGATCGACGAGCATTCCTATTGGATTGACGCTTACTTTGAGGAAACGAAACTCACCAACGTCCATGTCGGAGACGACGTCGAGGCGACGTTGCTTGGCTATGAGATGCCGATCAAGGGCAGGATCGAGAGCATCACGGGCGGTATCAGTGCCGCGAACGCCGCAAGCAGTACCCAGGGCCTGCCGAACGTCGATCCGATATTCACTTGGGTTCGTCTCGCGCAGCGCATTCCGGTGCGGATCAGGATCGACCAGGTCCCGCAAGATGTGCCGTTCATCGCCGGAATGACCTGCAGCGTTTCGGTTGTAGGCGGGAACCTAGCTCCAGCACCGAAGCGCGACCAGGGAATCTTCGACCGGCTCATAAGCCGACTTGGGTGA
- a CDS encoding FUSC family protein, translating into MVIPLHIWGHALRIWLAAVAALYVAFWLQLGGASSAAVTVAILAQPTRGAALAKAVNRIAATFIGATMSIVIAGLFPGERVGLLGAFILWMCVCVFIASYFRGFRAYAAVLSGYTVGIITVVNIDAPQKVFATMTDRVAAITIGILCVTLINDLFGSPPVWPGLERRITQTWHDVRDYARGVLGGARDDVERAGMLFAAIVGLRDEVDIVAHDMADGRHRAGGARSAMLALVEIVQQVRLLNLLKRGDPLAVTIRDQCLAALDGNRSEALAFLARLRDDELSRPDATVAAIGQIQQAFRCVESMSQLEDGLLSLREGSEPARDVRLPHRKEFFFALQNAIRIGIALSAGALFLVLAGWPASALALTITAIVCALSTTMPDPSKVAAVAMASFALAALSADIVHFYLLTDSQDFIRLAIAIAPMMIFGCLFSVNPKIAGIGLMMNVIFLFLLAPSNPQTFNALTFFSQCMFVAFAIGVLFLASRLVWPVLGLDKQWAVVRATEETLAASVTGRKYSRPALSIALASRISDYVAAATDKHGSHPEVLKGLLAANDLSLASAAAYAHLEEISDDPANCSRLGPLQRALQSGNSRRLYAGARSILRRMQEVKAGLHEAQLAAVTDLSSAGLVLERERRRIRHFTDQGFINKEKGR; encoded by the coding sequence ATGGTGATACCGCTTCACATATGGGGACACGCGCTGCGCATCTGGCTGGCAGCGGTAGCCGCGCTGTATGTGGCGTTCTGGCTGCAGCTTGGAGGAGCATCATCGGCTGCAGTGACTGTCGCTATCCTGGCGCAGCCGACTCGCGGGGCTGCGCTGGCGAAAGCCGTCAACAGGATCGCTGCGACGTTTATCGGCGCCACGATGTCCATCGTGATCGCTGGTCTCTTCCCCGGCGAGCGTGTCGGCCTGCTCGGGGCATTCATTCTCTGGATGTGTGTTTGCGTCTTCATCGCGAGCTACTTCCGCGGTTTTCGGGCCTATGCCGCCGTGTTGTCCGGCTACACCGTCGGAATAATCACGGTCGTCAATATCGATGCGCCGCAAAAGGTGTTCGCAACAATGACCGATCGCGTGGCCGCGATCACGATAGGTATCCTTTGCGTGACTCTCATTAACGATCTCTTCGGTTCGCCGCCGGTGTGGCCTGGGCTGGAGCGTCGGATAACCCAAACCTGGCACGACGTGCGCGACTACGCGCGCGGCGTGTTGGGTGGAGCCAGGGACGATGTGGAAAGAGCAGGGATGCTCTTCGCAGCGATTGTCGGCTTGAGGGATGAGGTGGATATCGTCGCTCACGACATGGCAGATGGGCGGCATCGGGCCGGTGGCGCGCGGAGCGCGATGCTGGCACTGGTAGAGATTGTCCAACAGGTTCGATTGTTGAACTTGCTTAAGCGCGGCGATCCCCTGGCCGTAACCATCAGGGACCAATGTCTTGCTGCGCTCGATGGCAACCGCTCGGAGGCGCTGGCGTTCCTCGCCAGGCTGCGCGATGATGAATTGTCGCGTCCTGACGCGACCGTTGCAGCCATAGGGCAGATTCAGCAGGCCTTTCGCTGCGTGGAATCCATGTCTCAGCTCGAGGACGGGCTATTATCACTGCGCGAAGGAAGCGAGCCGGCTCGGGATGTGCGATTGCCACACCGCAAGGAGTTCTTCTTTGCGCTGCAAAATGCGATTCGTATCGGGATTGCGCTTTCGGCGGGCGCCCTTTTTCTCGTTCTTGCAGGATGGCCGGCGTCCGCTTTGGCTTTGACGATCACCGCGATCGTGTGTGCTTTGAGCACCACAATGCCAGATCCTTCGAAGGTTGCGGCCGTCGCCATGGCAAGCTTCGCGCTGGCCGCGTTGAGTGCCGATATTGTCCACTTCTATCTCCTAACCGACTCACAGGACTTTATCCGGCTTGCGATTGCGATCGCGCCGATGATGATTTTTGGCTGCTTGTTCAGCGTTAATCCGAAAATCGCCGGCATCGGGCTGATGATGAACGTCATTTTCCTTTTCTTGTTGGCGCCGTCTAACCCTCAAACGTTCAACGCGCTGACCTTCTTTTCGCAATGCATGTTCGTGGCGTTTGCTATCGGTGTCCTATTTCTGGCGTCCCGCCTGGTGTGGCCGGTATTGGGGCTCGACAAACAATGGGCCGTCGTCAGGGCGACGGAGGAAACATTGGCGGCATCGGTGACCGGCAGGAAATATAGCCGGCCAGCGCTGAGCATCGCGCTGGCCTCCAGGATCTCCGACTACGTTGCCGCGGCCACTGATAAACATGGGTCGCATCCGGAGGTGCTTAAGGGCCTTCTCGCGGCCAACGACCTGTCGCTCGCGTCGGCTGCGGCCTACGCTCACCTGGAGGAGATCTCAGACGATCCGGCCAATTGCTCCAGGCTTGGCCCGTTGCAACGAGCTCTTCAGTCAGGGAATAGCCGGCGGCTTTACGCCGGCGCCAGATCAATTCTTCGACGCATGCAGGAAGTCAAGGCCGGGCTGCATGAAGCACAGTTAGCCGCGGTAACCGATCTATCCTCCGCGGGCCTGGTGCTGGAGCGCGAGAGGCGCAGGATCCGGCATTTCACCGATCAGGGTTTCATTAACAAGGAAAAGGGGCGATGA
- a CDS encoding acetoacetate decarboxylase family protein has protein sequence MLKGFTVPKSPFGQAALTPPPPWHYSSDVVGVEFWTDPEATAATLPSGLSPDPKSNGHAVMKFLDWQFTAQDDELLDPARYQYREALVLLDAMYRDTPVMWCPYIYVDNDAALARGWTQGFPKKMGSIFQTRTFAAASPAAAPIVPGGRFGASLSAHGQRLAEACVTLRKPVENGLSLLSRPTVLLRYFPRLAAGYQDKPAVNELAMSITENITVADAWIGEGELNIPDAQGEELHALAPSRIASGFRYSLAYSVTDLKILEDHTRK, from the coding sequence ATGCTGAAGGGCTTTACCGTTCCCAAGTCGCCGTTCGGTCAGGCGGCGCTAACTCCACCACCACCCTGGCACTACTCCAGCGACGTTGTAGGAGTTGAGTTCTGGACCGATCCCGAGGCAACGGCCGCGACATTGCCGAGCGGTCTTTCTCCCGATCCGAAGTCGAACGGCCATGCCGTCATGAAGTTTCTGGATTGGCAGTTCACCGCACAGGACGACGAACTTCTCGATCCGGCCCGCTACCAATATCGCGAGGCGTTGGTGCTGCTCGACGCAATGTATCGCGACACACCCGTGATGTGGTGCCCCTACATCTATGTCGACAACGATGCCGCGCTGGCGCGAGGATGGACGCAAGGCTTTCCCAAGAAGATGGGTAGCATTTTTCAAACGCGCACATTTGCGGCGGCAAGCCCTGCCGCTGCACCGATTGTGCCGGGTGGCCGGTTCGGCGCGAGCCTTTCCGCGCACGGCCAGCGTCTGGCGGAGGCTTGCGTCACCCTGCGGAAGCCTGTCGAGAACGGATTGTCGCTCCTCAGCCGCCCGACGGTCCTGTTGCGATATTTCCCGAGGCTTGCCGCCGGATATCAGGACAAGCCGGCGGTCAACGAGCTGGCGATGTCGATCACCGAAAATATAACCGTCGCCGACGCATGGATCGGGGAAGGCGAATTGAATATTCCGGACGCGCAAGGCGAAGAACTGCACGCCCTCGCGCCAAGCCGCATTGCGTCCGGCTTCCGCTATTCGCTCGCCTACTCGGTCACGGATCTGAAGATCCTGGAGGACCACACTCGCAAATAG
- a CDS encoding acetoacetate decarboxylase family protein: protein MLKGFTVPRSPLGTAALTPPPPWHYAGNVLAVEFWNDPDLSADILPRGVKLDSRCRGRSVALFADCQFTANSDEHLDPARYQCREFFVFLDATWQGSRIAWCPYAYADNDAAIMRGWVEGYPKKLGAVHQTRTFAATSAASAPLANKSRFAGCVSAHGQLLAEARVILRERADHLVGLLDRPVVARRYFPQLCAGVHHKAVVDELVRCTMNNLLIANLWVGEGELIFPETHGEELDMLGPIKVGRGFRFSFSCSISDCTILADLTV from the coding sequence ATGCTCAAGGGCTTTACAGTCCCGCGGTCACCTTTGGGGACAGCGGCGTTAACGCCGCCGCCTCCATGGCACTACGCCGGTAACGTTCTGGCCGTGGAGTTCTGGAACGACCCGGATCTGTCGGCTGACATTCTTCCCAGAGGCGTCAAGCTGGATTCTCGGTGCCGGGGGCGCTCTGTTGCGCTCTTCGCCGATTGCCAGTTCACAGCGAACAGCGACGAGCATCTTGATCCCGCGCGCTATCAGTGCCGCGAATTCTTCGTGTTCCTCGATGCAACGTGGCAGGGGTCACGAATAGCCTGGTGCCCGTACGCCTACGCCGACAACGACGCGGCGATCATGAGAGGCTGGGTCGAGGGTTACCCGAAAAAGCTCGGCGCCGTGCACCAGACGCGCACTTTTGCCGCTACCAGCGCGGCTTCGGCACCGCTCGCCAACAAGAGCAGATTTGCCGGTTGCGTATCTGCCCATGGGCAGCTGTTGGCGGAAGCTCGCGTGATACTGCGTGAAAGGGCAGATCATCTTGTCGGCCTGCTCGACCGGCCGGTTGTGGCGCGTCGATACTTTCCGCAGCTCTGCGCAGGCGTGCACCACAAGGCGGTCGTGGATGAACTCGTTCGGTGCACAATGAACAATCTCCTGATCGCGAACTTATGGGTCGGTGAAGGAGAGCTGATTTTTCCCGAAACTCACGGCGAAGAGCTCGACATGTTGGGGCCGATCAAGGTCGGTCGTGGCTTCCGGTTCTCGTTTTCCTGCTCGATCTCCGATTGCACGATTCTGGCCGACTTGACCGTCTAG
- a CDS encoding ATP-binding protein: MSERPSRMISRPTGLHVVLMLAGVAVIFAIDTFAPLDIAIAALYAVVLIASADFLGRRGILLVCAVCVLQTLLSYAIVHFDSLQSGPVLRALIGLCAIGIATLAALRNRKAAESLSDQAALLDLTHDAIFVRDRNDVITFWNAGAEELYGWPRKEALGQKANALLKTKYLPSAGTTEQLGDSSRWQGELIHTRRDSREVCVVSRWAVQRDERGRPIATMETNSDITEQKQTEDALHHTRSQLEHVTRISTLGELTASIAHEVNQPLAAIVTNGEAGLRWLLRDEPNLKEVRLAVERMISNGRRASEVISRLRALARKSNPSHTVLTLNDIVADVIPLVEREMLSNNVALRLDLQAPAPLVLGDRVQLAQVVINLVVNAIQAMSQIGDRRRLLSITSKRLSEDSNSQLAVLEVEDTGTGIDPKIANNLFTAFHTTKADGMGVGLSISRTIVDSHGGSISVTSGDSCGALFKVRLPVLQQVEAIAATDRPC; this comes from the coding sequence ATGTCAGAACGACCATCTCGAATGATAAGCAGGCCAACCGGTCTCCACGTCGTCCTGATGCTCGCTGGGGTGGCGGTCATTTTTGCGATCGATACGTTCGCCCCGCTCGATATCGCGATCGCGGCGCTGTACGCCGTCGTGTTGATTGCATCAGCAGATTTTCTAGGGCGGCGCGGTATCCTGCTTGTTTGCGCCGTCTGCGTCCTGCAGACCCTTCTGAGCTATGCAATCGTTCACTTCGACTCGCTTCAAAGCGGGCCGGTGCTGCGCGCCTTGATCGGCCTTTGCGCGATAGGCATTGCGACCCTTGCCGCGCTCAGGAACCGGAAAGCGGCAGAAAGCCTGAGCGACCAGGCGGCGCTTCTCGATCTGACCCACGATGCGATCTTCGTGCGCGACAGAAACGATGTCATCACCTTTTGGAATGCCGGGGCTGAGGAACTCTACGGCTGGCCACGAAAAGAGGCGCTGGGACAGAAAGCCAACGCTCTGCTGAAGACCAAGTATCTACCGTCGGCCGGCACCACGGAGCAACTCGGCGACTCAAGCCGTTGGCAGGGAGAGCTCATTCACACGCGACGCGACAGCCGTGAAGTATGCGTCGTAAGCCGTTGGGCGGTGCAACGCGACGAACGCGGGCGTCCAATCGCCACGATGGAGACCAACAGCGACATCACAGAGCAGAAGCAAACGGAGGACGCACTGCATCACACGCGCAGCCAGCTCGAGCACGTCACGCGCATCAGTACGCTGGGCGAGCTGACCGCGTCGATTGCTCACGAGGTCAACCAGCCGCTCGCGGCAATTGTGACCAACGGCGAAGCCGGCTTGCGATGGCTGCTGCGAGACGAACCCAACCTTAAGGAAGTGCGTTTGGCGGTGGAGCGGATGATCAGTAACGGTCGGCGTGCGAGCGAAGTCATCAGCCGTCTTCGTGCCTTGGCGCGGAAGAGTAATCCGTCCCACACGGTGCTCACCTTGAACGATATCGTTGCTGACGTTATTCCGCTCGTCGAGCGCGAGATGCTTAGCAACAATGTAGCGCTCAGGCTTGATCTTCAGGCACCCGCGCCGCTCGTGCTCGGCGACCGTGTGCAGCTTGCGCAGGTCGTCATCAATCTCGTTGTCAATGCTATACAAGCGATGTCGCAAATCGGCGATCGGAGACGGCTATTGTCGATCACTTCCAAGAGGTTATCGGAGGATTCAAACTCGCAACTGGCCGTCCTCGAGGTCGAGGACACGGGGACTGGAATAGATCCGAAGATAGCCAACAATCTCTTTACCGCCTTCCATACGACAAAGGCTGACGGAATGGGTGTGGGACTTTCGATCAGCCGTACCATCGTGGACAGCCATGGCGGATCGATCTCGGTGACGTCGGGCGACAGTTGCGGGGCCTTGTTCAAAGTCCGTCTTCCTGTCCTGCAGCAAGTCGAGGCGATAGCGGCCACCGACCGCCCTTGCTAG
- a CDS encoding AraC family transcriptional regulator — protein sequence MLRNMDELESEADLPVQYLMPPGSMVPAGFARGGLPPRVLRRIREYIEGNIDQRISVELLAGLANLSVCYFVRAFKHSMGTTPHDYLIRQRVERTKHLLSGGDMPLSEIALAAGFADQSHFSRRFRQHVGMSPRDYRWSSP from the coding sequence ATGTTGAGGAATATGGATGAGTTGGAAAGTGAAGCGGATTTGCCGGTGCAGTACCTGATGCCGCCCGGCTCGATGGTGCCAGCAGGCTTTGCCCGAGGCGGATTGCCTCCAAGGGTGCTGCGGCGGATTCGCGAATACATCGAAGGCAATATCGACCAGCGGATCAGCGTTGAGTTGCTGGCGGGACTGGCAAACCTGTCGGTCTGCTACTTCGTGCGGGCCTTCAAGCACTCCATGGGTACCACCCCTCACGACTACCTGATACGGCAGCGCGTGGAGAGGACCAAGCATCTGCTTTCGGGTGGCGACATGCCTTTGTCGGAAATCGCACTTGCTGCGGGTTTTGCAGATCAGAGCCATTTTTCCCGACGCTTTCGTCAGCATGTTGGAATGTCGCCGCGCGATTATCGCTGGTCGAGTCCCTAG
- a CDS encoding response regulator transcription factor, which translates to MPHAPDDSPVVHIVDDDADLGDGLSSVLRSVGLNAKTHRSTQDFLRADDLDAPGCIVLDIRLPGTNGLDFQEELVGLGVRLPVILMTGHGDIPMSVRAMKAGAVDFLSKPFRDQDMIDAVTAAINRDRLQRASEQQAVAIVDRYATLSPREREVMALVTAGKMNKQIAGELGLSEVTVKIHRGAAVRKMEARSLADLVRMADTLKNRTR; encoded by the coding sequence ATGCCCCACGCGCCCGACGACTCTCCCGTTGTGCACATCGTCGACGACGATGCGGATCTTGGTGATGGGCTCAGCAGCGTGCTGCGCTCGGTGGGACTGAACGCGAAAACACACCGTTCAACCCAGGACTTTCTCAGGGCCGACGACCTGGATGCTCCGGGATGCATCGTTCTCGATATCCGCCTGCCCGGGACCAATGGCCTGGACTTTCAGGAGGAACTCGTCGGGCTCGGGGTACGCTTGCCGGTGATCCTGATGACGGGACACGGGGACATTCCGATGTCGGTGCGTGCCATGAAGGCCGGCGCGGTCGACTTCCTGTCAAAGCCGTTCCGCGACCAGGACATGATTGACGCTGTGACCGCCGCGATCAACCGCGACCGGCTGCAACGCGCCAGTGAGCAGCAAGCGGTCGCCATCGTCGATCGGTACGCTACGCTGTCCCCACGCGAGCGCGAGGTGATGGCGCTGGTGACCGCGGGCAAGATGAACAAGCAGATTGCGGGTGAACTGGGCTTGAGTGAGGTAACGGTCAAAATTCATCGCGGCGCAGCGGTGCGAAAGATGGAAGCTCGTTCGCTGGCGGATCTGGTCCGCATGGCGGATACATTGAAGAACCGGACACGTTGA